From Choristoneura fumiferana chromosome 7, NRCan_CFum_1, whole genome shotgun sequence, the proteins below share one genomic window:
- the LOC141429939 gene encoding uncharacterized protein, whose amino-acid sequence MPKETRRNSRRVEFEDSFEEAMSSSRGGGAMLHLSEELVPKFSGQDKTYPATKWIQDVEDNAEVFGWTPVQQLLMARRSLTGTAALWLRAERMYKTWDELKASLLKEFPDTIDSKTIHEMMSSRVKKSDESCIDYMLIMKELGKRGKMPDYVAIKYIIDGIRDDPMKKMMLYGVTTYSELKEKFKIYETFKEDLKTKKTPNLPNQEFRNKPKSKCYSCGENNHMSNECPHKPKGLKCFRCNEFGHISSQCTSTAGTSKSHQRQNGGSAASHMCVQKNSNTTGNNNIPNGNKSERQNETETSFGSVKMAAMTAPQETTVANDMSDNNNVNEDGGRPTYNRKPMKEIILFGKSISALIDSGSDINLISIDCLQALNAPKYEQSMISLSGLGSTRVYSLGFIKTNIFIDGQCFEDVILHIVPRNVMPFSVILGQDFLKNVTFVMEGSRVLLLKSSNDCTVTLCVVFVFPML is encoded by the coding sequence ATGCCTAAAGAAACGAGACGTAACAGTCGGCGAGTAGAATTTGAAGATTCTTTTGAAGAAGCCATGTCATCATCACGAGGGGGCGGTGCCATGTTACATCTGTCAGAGGAACTGGTCCCAAAGTTCTCCGGCCAGGATAAGACGTATCCTGCGACGAAGTGGATCCAAGACGTGGAGGACAATGCCGAGGTGTTTGGATGGACGCCGGTACAGCAGTTACTCATGGCAAGGCGGTCGTTGACAGGGACTGCGGCACTATGGTTACGCGCTGAGAGGATGTACAAGACGTGGGATGAGTTAAAAGCTAGTCTTTTAAAAGAATTCCCGGATACTATTGACAGCAAGACTATCCACGAAATGATGAGTTCACGAGTGAAGAAGTCTGACGAATCGTGCATCGACTATATGCTCATCATGAAAGAACTGGGTAAACGTGGGAAGATGCCCGATTATGTCGCGATCAAATATATTATCGACGGTATAAGAGACGACCCAATGAAGAAAATGATGTTGTATGGAGTGACGACATATTCTGagttaaaagaaaaattcaaaatttacgaGACGTTTAAAGAAGATTTGAAAACTAAGAAGACCCCAAATTTGCCTAACCAAGAATTTAGAAACAAGCCGAAAAGTAAGTGCTACAGTTGCGGAGAGAATAACCACATGTCAAATGAGTGCCCGCACAAGCCAAAAGGACTAAAATGTTTCCGGTGCAATGAATTTGGTCACATTTCATCACAATGTACATCGACGGCGGGAACAAGCAAAAGTCATCAAAGGCAAAATGGTGGATCAGCGGCGAGTCACATGTGTGTTCAAAAGAATTCGAATACAACGGGAAATAACAACATTCCGAACGGGAACAAGAGCGAACGACAGAACGAGACTGAGACTTCATTCGGTTCGGTCAAGATGGCGGCAATGACGGCGCCACAGGAGACGACTGTAGCGAATGACATGAGTGACAACAACAATGTCAACGAGGATGGCGGACGGCCGACGTATAATCGTAAACCGatgaaagaaattattttatttggaaaaagtATTAGTGCATTAATAGACTCAGGaagtgacattaatttaatttcgatTGACTGTTTACAAGCTTTGAACGCGCCAAAATATGAACAGAGCATGATTTCTTTGAGTGGACTTGGTTCGACGCGTGTTTATTCGTTaggttttataaaaacaaacatttttatagaTGGACAATGTTTCGAAGACGTAATTTTACATATTGTGCCTAGGAATGTCATGccgttttctgtaattttaGGCCAGGATTTTTTAAAGAATGTAACGTTTGTTATGGAAGGCAGTCGAGTACTTTTATTAAAGTCTAGTAATGATTGTACCGTAACTTTATGTGTAGTTTTTGTGTTTCCGATGTTATAG